The following are encoded together in the Phragmites australis chromosome 19, lpPhrAust1.1, whole genome shotgun sequence genome:
- the LOC133900753 gene encoding disease resistance protein PIK6-NP-like isoform X2, producing MEVLTGAMTTLLPKLGDLLTEEYKLQKSVRGEIMFLEAELKSMEAALLKVSEVPIDEPPDIQVKLWAKEVRELSYDIEDRVDTFMVRIDGHAPRKLHGLKGFIDRSVNLLTKANIYHNIDTDIKDLKCRIKEVNERRDRYKVDNVAAKPTGPSVDSLRLSALYRKAAELIGTEEKSNYLVKRLMDGYNASKQQGLKTVSIVGFGGLGKTTLAKLVYDKLKVHFDCWAFVSVSLNPNMINLFKNMLHQLGNYKNVATWDEAQLIDELREFLRNKRYFIVIDDIWSKSAWNTIQYALIENECGSRIITTTRILDVAKSAGGVYELQRLTPADSRKLFNIRIFGTEEKCLPNNLAEVYKNILKKCGGVPLAIITIASMLASKKGNENTLKYWSKVYQTMGSGLEDSPDISDMRRILFISYYDLPPHLKTCLLYLSLFSEDSEISTEYLIWQWVGEGFVLKEQGKAMYEVGEDYVDQLINRSMIEAADIDHDSNKVTYCRIHDMVLDLVTCLSNEDGFQTALDGQRPMYLSNRIRRLSLQTTNEEDVKQLATMSLSHMRSLTVFKGAFNLLPALSTFPVLRVLDLSGCRQVDNHHFKDICNLFHLRFLGLWFTSITEIPEEIGNLKFLEVLDISCTEVEELPSTFVQLQKLVCLRFDYLKRVPNGLFGDLKSLEQLEGRIDVESPTMLCDLGSLTKLRRVALSFNEWNEIYKKPFLQCLSNLVSLEYLKIHGYNGDFGSKCDILSPRLQQLRDIRIMGCTIPAVPRWMSSLSALSILCMTLLRLGEEDLHVLGSIPSLSHLEIMVKEPTQDRDKRLVISNVYPFLCLTKFKIYNTTEVVFLQRAMQKLQTLVLSFGVPKTKDQFDNFDFGLENLSSLMHITVDMNCEDNIKAAIKKAVDMNPNKPTLKFQTL from the exons ATGGAGGTCCTGACGGGGGCGATGACCACCCTCCTTCCCAAGCTGGGGGACCTGCTCACGGAGGAGTACAAGTTGCAGAAGAGCGTCAGGGGCGAGATCATGTTCCTCGAGGCCGAGCTGAAGAGCATGGAGGCTGCCCTCCTAAAGGTCTCCGAGGTGCCCATCGACGAGCCACCCGACATCCAAGTCAAGCTCTGGGCTAAGGAGGTCAGGGAGCTGTCCTACGACATCGAGGACAGAGTTGATACTTTCATGGTGCGCATCGACGGCCATGCACCAAGGAAGCTGCATGGCCTGAAGGGCTTCATTGATAGAAGCGTCAACCTCTTGACGAAGGCCAATATCTACCACAACATCGACACCGATATCAAAGACCTCAAGTGCCGCATCAAAGAAGTCAATGAGCGCCGAGATAGGTACAAGGTTGATAATGTTGCTGCAAAGCCTACTGGTCCAAGTGTTGATAGCCTACGCCTATCAGCTCTATATAGAAAGGCAGCAGAGCTCATTGGCACTGAAGAGAAGAGCAATTACCTAGTGAAGAGGCTGATGGACGGGTACAACGCGTCGAAACAACAAGGACTGAAGACAGTCTCTATTGTTGGTTTTGGAGGATTAGGCAAGACCACTCTTGCTAAATTAGTATATGATAAGCTTAAAGTGCACTTCGACTGTTGGGCTTTTGTTTCTGTGTCTCTTAATCCCAACATgattaatcttttcaagaataTGCTCCACCAACTGGGCAACTACAAGAATGTAGCAACGTGGGACGAAGCACAACTTATCGATGAACTAAGAGAATTCCTTCGAAATAAGAG GTATTTCATAGTTATCGATGATATATGGAGTAAATCTGCATGGAACACAATCCAATATGCTTTGATCGAGAATGAATGTGGAAGTAGAATAATCACAACAACTCGCATTCTTGATGTTGCAAAAAGTGCCGGTGGTGTCTACGAATTGCAGCGTCTTACTCCTGCCGACTCAAGAAAATTATTCAATATAAGAATATTTGGCACAGAAGAAAAATGTCTCCCTAATAACTTAGCTGAAGTATATAAGAATATTTTAAAGAAATGTGGTGGTGTACCTTTAGCTATCATCACAATAGCTAGTATGTTGGCCAGTAAAAAGGGAAATGAAAATACACTTAAGTACTGGTCCAAGGTGTACCAAACTATGGGTTCTGGGCTAGAAGACAGTCCTGATATCAGCGACATGAGAAGGATACTATTTATCAGTTACTATGATCTGCCTCCACATCTAAAGACTTGTTTGTTGTATCTAAGTTTGTTTTCAGAGGATTCCGAAATCAGTACAGAATATTTGATATGGCAATGGGTGGGTGAAGGTTTTGTCCTCAAAGAACAGGGGAAGGCCATGTATGAAGTAGGTGAGGATTATGTTGATCAGCTAATTAACAGGAGCATGATTGAAGCAGCAGATATTGACCATGATAGTAATAAGGTAACATATTGTCGAATACATGATATGGTGCTTGATCTAGTTACTTGCTTGTCAAATGAGGATGGTTTTCAGACAGCATTAGATGGCCAGCGGCCTATGTATCTATCAAATAGGATACGTCGACTATCCCTCCAAACCACCAATGAAGAGGATGTCAAGCAGCTAGCAACCATGAGCTTGTCCCATATGAGGTCACTTACTGTGTTCAAGGGAGCTTTCAATTTGCTGCCTGCCCTTTCAACCTTTCCAGTGCTACGAGTATTGGATTTAAGTGGTTGTAGGCAAGTGGATAATCATCATTTTAAGGATATTTGCAATCTGTTTCACCTAAGGTTCTTGGGACTATGGTTTACAAGTATCACTGAGATCCCGGAAGAGATTGGGAATCTAAAGTTTTTGGAGGTACTGGACATAAGTTGTACCGAAGTAGAAGAGCTCCCCTCAACCTTTGTGCAATTACAAAAATTGGTGTGCCTGCGTTTTGATTATCTTAAGAGAGTACCGAATGGGTTATTTGGAGATTTGAAATCACTGGAACAATTGGAGGGTAGGATCGATGTGGAGTCTCCAACCATGCTGTGTGACTTGGGGAGCCTGACCAAGCTGAGGCGTGTGGCTCTCAGCTTCAATGAATGGAATGAGATCTACAAGAAGCCTTTTTTGCAATGTCTATCCAATCTGGTCTCTCTCGAGTACCTAAAAATACATGGCTACAATGGCGACTTTGGTTCCAAATGTGATATATTATCGCCTAGACTTCAACAGCTTCGGGACATACGGATAATGGGGTGCACCATCCCTGCCGTGCCAAGATGGATGTCCTCACTCTCCGCACTGTCCATCCTATGTATGACACTATTAAGACTTGGAGAAGAGGACCTCCATGTCCTTGGAAGTATACCATCTCTTTCTCATCTTGAAATAATGGTGAAAGAACCGACACAAGACAGAGACAAAAGGTTAGTCATCAGCAATGTTTATCCATTTTTGTGTCTAACAAAGTTCAAAATCTACAACACCACAGAAGTGGTGTTTCTGCAAAGAGCCATGCAAAAGCTCCAAACCCTTGTGTTAAGCTTTGGGGTGCCGAAGACAAAGGATCAATTTGACAACTTCGACTTTGGCTTGGAGAACCTCTCTTCACTCATGCACATCACTGTTGACATGAATTGTGAAGATAACATCAAGGCTGCAATAAAGAAAGCAGTCGACATGAATCCCAACAAGCCCACACTCAAGTTCCAGACG TTGTAA
- the LOC133900753 gene encoding disease resistance protein PIK6-NP-like isoform X1 — protein sequence MCGTHHLSLNLMGRFAPKQVRHDLPRRCVGSQQRVKSEDPCPCSFRVKSGDPHPRWRLDLVTAQGSSRSSALLAASYGEGHASLIGRSSICRSALVLRACRLQFGLRPPLWSSSIVSLSGLGSAGAVFRGAAVQLYIPTSAWFVLPLQLATQQASARVVNSRMEVLTGAMTTLLPKLGDLLTEEYKLQKSVRGEIMFLEAELKSMEAALLKVSEVPIDEPPDIQVKLWAKEVRELSYDIEDRVDTFMVRIDGHAPRKLHGLKGFIDRSVNLLTKANIYHNIDTDIKDLKCRIKEVNERRDRYKVDNVAAKPTGPSVDSLRLSALYRKAAELIGTEEKSNYLVKRLMDGYNASKQQGLKTVSIVGFGGLGKTTLAKLVYDKLKVHFDCWAFVSVSLNPNMINLFKNMLHQLGNYKNVATWDEAQLIDELREFLRNKRYFIVIDDIWSKSAWNTIQYALIENECGSRIITTTRILDVAKSAGGVYELQRLTPADSRKLFNIRIFGTEEKCLPNNLAEVYKNILKKCGGVPLAIITIASMLASKKGNENTLKYWSKVYQTMGSGLEDSPDISDMRRILFISYYDLPPHLKTCLLYLSLFSEDSEISTEYLIWQWVGEGFVLKEQGKAMYEVGEDYVDQLINRSMIEAADIDHDSNKVTYCRIHDMVLDLVTCLSNEDGFQTALDGQRPMYLSNRIRRLSLQTTNEEDVKQLATMSLSHMRSLTVFKGAFNLLPALSTFPVLRVLDLSGCRQVDNHHFKDICNLFHLRFLGLWFTSITEIPEEIGNLKFLEVLDISCTEVEELPSTFVQLQKLVCLRFDYLKRVPNGLFGDLKSLEQLEGRIDVESPTMLCDLGSLTKLRRVALSFNEWNEIYKKPFLQCLSNLVSLEYLKIHGYNGDFGSKCDILSPRLQQLRDIRIMGCTIPAVPRWMSSLSALSILCMTLLRLGEEDLHVLGSIPSLSHLEIMVKEPTQDRDKRLVISNVYPFLCLTKFKIYNTTEVVFLQRAMQKLQTLVLSFGVPKTKDQFDNFDFGLENLSSLMHITVDMNCEDNIKAAIKKAVDMNPNKPTLKFQTL from the exons ATGTGTGGGACACATCATCTCTCCCTTAATTTAATGGGTCGATTCGCGCCAAAGCAAGTTCGCCATGATTTGCCCCGGCGGTGCGTTGGATCACAGCAGCgcgtgaagtcagaggatccttGTCCGTGTTCATTCCGCGTGAAGTCAGGGGATCCTCATCCGCGGTGGCGCCTTGACTTGGTGACCGCACAGGGGTCGTCGCGCTCATCTGCGCTGCTGGCGGCTTCTTATGGAGAAGGGCACGCCTCCCTAATCGGCCGGTCTTCCATCTGCAGGTCCGCTCTTGTGCTGCGTGCCTGCCGCCTGCAGTTCGGCTTGCGGCCACCGCTCTGGTCGTCGTCGATCGTCTCCCTTTCTG GCCTTGGCTCGGCGGGTGCTGTCTTCCGTGGCGCTGCCGTGCAGCTATATATCCCTACCTCTGCCTGGTTTGTCTTACCGTTGCAACTTGCAACTCAGCAGGCCTCGGCCAGGGTTGTTAATTCGAGAATGGAGGTCCTGACGGGGGCGATGACCACCCTCCTTCCCAAGCTGGGGGACCTGCTCACGGAGGAGTACAAGTTGCAGAAGAGCGTCAGGGGCGAGATCATGTTCCTCGAGGCCGAGCTGAAGAGCATGGAGGCTGCCCTCCTAAAGGTCTCCGAGGTGCCCATCGACGAGCCACCCGACATCCAAGTCAAGCTCTGGGCTAAGGAGGTCAGGGAGCTGTCCTACGACATCGAGGACAGAGTTGATACTTTCATGGTGCGCATCGACGGCCATGCACCAAGGAAGCTGCATGGCCTGAAGGGCTTCATTGATAGAAGCGTCAACCTCTTGACGAAGGCCAATATCTACCACAACATCGACACCGATATCAAAGACCTCAAGTGCCGCATCAAAGAAGTCAATGAGCGCCGAGATAGGTACAAGGTTGATAATGTTGCTGCAAAGCCTACTGGTCCAAGTGTTGATAGCCTACGCCTATCAGCTCTATATAGAAAGGCAGCAGAGCTCATTGGCACTGAAGAGAAGAGCAATTACCTAGTGAAGAGGCTGATGGACGGGTACAACGCGTCGAAACAACAAGGACTGAAGACAGTCTCTATTGTTGGTTTTGGAGGATTAGGCAAGACCACTCTTGCTAAATTAGTATATGATAAGCTTAAAGTGCACTTCGACTGTTGGGCTTTTGTTTCTGTGTCTCTTAATCCCAACATgattaatcttttcaagaataTGCTCCACCAACTGGGCAACTACAAGAATGTAGCAACGTGGGACGAAGCACAACTTATCGATGAACTAAGAGAATTCCTTCGAAATAAGAG GTATTTCATAGTTATCGATGATATATGGAGTAAATCTGCATGGAACACAATCCAATATGCTTTGATCGAGAATGAATGTGGAAGTAGAATAATCACAACAACTCGCATTCTTGATGTTGCAAAAAGTGCCGGTGGTGTCTACGAATTGCAGCGTCTTACTCCTGCCGACTCAAGAAAATTATTCAATATAAGAATATTTGGCACAGAAGAAAAATGTCTCCCTAATAACTTAGCTGAAGTATATAAGAATATTTTAAAGAAATGTGGTGGTGTACCTTTAGCTATCATCACAATAGCTAGTATGTTGGCCAGTAAAAAGGGAAATGAAAATACACTTAAGTACTGGTCCAAGGTGTACCAAACTATGGGTTCTGGGCTAGAAGACAGTCCTGATATCAGCGACATGAGAAGGATACTATTTATCAGTTACTATGATCTGCCTCCACATCTAAAGACTTGTTTGTTGTATCTAAGTTTGTTTTCAGAGGATTCCGAAATCAGTACAGAATATTTGATATGGCAATGGGTGGGTGAAGGTTTTGTCCTCAAAGAACAGGGGAAGGCCATGTATGAAGTAGGTGAGGATTATGTTGATCAGCTAATTAACAGGAGCATGATTGAAGCAGCAGATATTGACCATGATAGTAATAAGGTAACATATTGTCGAATACATGATATGGTGCTTGATCTAGTTACTTGCTTGTCAAATGAGGATGGTTTTCAGACAGCATTAGATGGCCAGCGGCCTATGTATCTATCAAATAGGATACGTCGACTATCCCTCCAAACCACCAATGAAGAGGATGTCAAGCAGCTAGCAACCATGAGCTTGTCCCATATGAGGTCACTTACTGTGTTCAAGGGAGCTTTCAATTTGCTGCCTGCCCTTTCAACCTTTCCAGTGCTACGAGTATTGGATTTAAGTGGTTGTAGGCAAGTGGATAATCATCATTTTAAGGATATTTGCAATCTGTTTCACCTAAGGTTCTTGGGACTATGGTTTACAAGTATCACTGAGATCCCGGAAGAGATTGGGAATCTAAAGTTTTTGGAGGTACTGGACATAAGTTGTACCGAAGTAGAAGAGCTCCCCTCAACCTTTGTGCAATTACAAAAATTGGTGTGCCTGCGTTTTGATTATCTTAAGAGAGTACCGAATGGGTTATTTGGAGATTTGAAATCACTGGAACAATTGGAGGGTAGGATCGATGTGGAGTCTCCAACCATGCTGTGTGACTTGGGGAGCCTGACCAAGCTGAGGCGTGTGGCTCTCAGCTTCAATGAATGGAATGAGATCTACAAGAAGCCTTTTTTGCAATGTCTATCCAATCTGGTCTCTCTCGAGTACCTAAAAATACATGGCTACAATGGCGACTTTGGTTCCAAATGTGATATATTATCGCCTAGACTTCAACAGCTTCGGGACATACGGATAATGGGGTGCACCATCCCTGCCGTGCCAAGATGGATGTCCTCACTCTCCGCACTGTCCATCCTATGTATGACACTATTAAGACTTGGAGAAGAGGACCTCCATGTCCTTGGAAGTATACCATCTCTTTCTCATCTTGAAATAATGGTGAAAGAACCGACACAAGACAGAGACAAAAGGTTAGTCATCAGCAATGTTTATCCATTTTTGTGTCTAACAAAGTTCAAAATCTACAACACCACAGAAGTGGTGTTTCTGCAAAGAGCCATGCAAAAGCTCCAAACCCTTGTGTTAAGCTTTGGGGTGCCGAAGACAAAGGATCAATTTGACAACTTCGACTTTGGCTTGGAGAACCTCTCTTCACTCATGCACATCACTGTTGACATGAATTGTGAAGATAACATCAAGGCTGCAATAAAGAAAGCAGTCGACATGAATCCCAACAAGCCCACACTCAAGTTCCAGACG TTGTAA